In one window of Tellurirhabdus rosea DNA:
- a CDS encoding BaiN/RdsA family NAD(P)/FAD-dependent oxidoreductase — protein MSLQLVVIGGGAAGFFGAITAAEQYPDAQVTILEKSRNVLSKVRVSGGGRCNVTHACFDHRKLVKNYPRGEAFLRALLKRFDTQSTIDWFERRNVRLKTEADGRMFPVTDSSETIIDCLLREARRLNIRIQTSCGVQALQRDGDGWLLHLQDGATLRADRVLMAVGGYPQAPSYHWMPGLDNGSLVAPVPSLFTFNTPQNPLLALAGVSVPDALLRIAGTKHEYRGPILITHWGFSGPAVLKLSAWGARDLAERQYQFTFRVNWLPALNENELRGQIQAFRQAHQKKGVTTQALFGLPSRLWTALVQEAGGTEGIRWGEFPAKAQNRLINLLSNSEFPVSGKSTFKEEFVTCGGVSLASLNPDTLESKTHPGLFFAGEVLDVDGITGGFNFQNAWTTGYVAGQQLGR, from the coding sequence ATGTCCTTACAATTAGTCGTGATCGGTGGCGGGGCCGCCGGTTTTTTTGGGGCCATTACTGCCGCCGAGCAATATCCTGATGCTCAGGTTACGATTCTGGAGAAGAGCCGGAATGTGTTGAGTAAGGTCCGGGTTTCGGGCGGGGGACGCTGCAATGTCACCCACGCCTGCTTCGACCATCGTAAATTAGTAAAAAATTACCCACGCGGGGAAGCGTTCCTGCGCGCCCTGCTCAAACGGTTCGATACGCAATCGACCATCGACTGGTTTGAGCGGCGAAACGTGCGGCTGAAGACCGAAGCAGACGGACGGATGTTTCCGGTTACGGATTCGTCCGAAACCATCATCGACTGCCTCCTGCGGGAAGCCCGGCGGCTGAACATCCGCATCCAGACCAGCTGCGGCGTTCAGGCCCTGCAACGGGATGGCGACGGCTGGCTCCTGCACCTTCAGGACGGGGCCACCCTCCGTGCCGACCGCGTGCTGATGGCTGTCGGCGGTTATCCGCAGGCGCCCTCCTACCACTGGATGCCGGGCCTCGACAACGGCTCGCTGGTGGCGCCGGTGCCTTCGCTTTTTACGTTCAATACGCCGCAGAATCCGCTGCTGGCGCTGGCGGGGGTGTCGGTGCCCGATGCGCTGCTCAGGATTGCGGGCACGAAACACGAATACCGGGGACCGATCCTGATTACCCACTGGGGCTTCAGCGGTCCGGCCGTGCTGAAGCTGTCGGCCTGGGGTGCGCGGGATCTGGCCGAGCGGCAGTACCAGTTTACGTTCCGGGTGAACTGGCTTCCCGCGCTGAACGAAAATGAGCTCCGCGGGCAGATTCAGGCGTTCCGGCAGGCCCATCAGAAAAAAGGCGTGACGACCCAGGCGCTTTTCGGGCTGCCGTCGAGACTCTGGACGGCGCTTGTTCAGGAGGCGGGCGGCACGGAAGGCATTCGCTGGGGCGAGTTTCCGGCCAAGGCGCAGAACCGGCTTATCAACCTGCTCAGCAACAGCGAATTTCCGGTTTCGGGAAAGAGCACTTTCAAGGAAGAATTCGTCACCTGCGGCGGCGTGTCTCTGGCGTCCCTCAATCCCGACACGCTGGAAAGCAAGACGCATCCCGGCCTGTTCTTCGCCGGCGAAGTCCTCGACGTAGACGGCATTACGGGCGGATTCAACTTTCAGAATGCCTGGACAACGGGTTATGTGGCCGGGCAGCAACTGGGTCGCTGA
- a CDS encoding DNA/RNA non-specific endonuclease, protein MFFRPTYRSRKRNSGLPFLPGYYRSGFRLRGNTLVLLLVFFLIGLFLHYGGETKPVVAFWNDLKGLVGLRSERSAGRLESPYRTPEPEGSDEEATASGSDGNRMETQPGARFDFEKEVDFILPAMKTSDDIIRHDGYTLRYREAFEQADWVAYPLLATDVFGEADRDKEQFKPDPLVKTRTALPSDYSRSGYDRGHLAPAGDFKFSQRLTQESFYMSNMSPQKPDFNRGIWKELEEQVRAWAVRDKGLYVVTGPVLKPGLPTIGRKNKVAVPEQYYKVILYCRNPEIRMIGFLLNNEGSDLSLKNFVVPVDQIEKLTGINFFPKIPDTLERKLERTSSKEAVRQWFSF, encoded by the coding sequence ATGTTTTTTCGTCCTACCTACCGTTCCCGGAAAAGAAATTCCGGCCTGCCGTTCCTCCCGGGCTACTACCGCAGTGGCTTCCGGCTGCGCGGCAATACCCTGGTGCTGTTGCTCGTCTTTTTCCTGATCGGGCTGTTTCTGCACTATGGCGGGGAAACCAAGCCCGTAGTGGCTTTCTGGAACGATCTGAAAGGCCTCGTCGGCCTGCGGTCGGAGCGGAGCGCCGGCCGGCTGGAAAGTCCGTACCGAACCCCCGAACCCGAGGGCAGTGACGAGGAGGCCACCGCTTCGGGCAGCGACGGCAACCGGATGGAAACGCAGCCGGGAGCCCGGTTCGACTTCGAGAAAGAGGTGGATTTCATCCTGCCCGCCATGAAGACGTCCGACGACATCATCCGGCACGACGGCTACACGCTGCGCTACCGCGAGGCGTTCGAGCAGGCCGACTGGGTGGCATATCCGCTGCTGGCAACGGACGTTTTCGGCGAGGCCGATCGCGACAAGGAACAGTTCAAGCCCGACCCGCTTGTCAAAACCCGCACCGCCCTGCCTTCCGATTACAGTCGTTCGGGCTACGACCGTGGCCACCTGGCTCCGGCCGGAGATTTCAAGTTCTCGCAGCGCCTGACCCAGGAGTCGTTTTACATGAGCAACATGAGTCCGCAGAAACCCGATTTCAACCGGGGCATCTGGAAAGAACTGGAAGAGCAGGTCCGGGCCTGGGCCGTGCGGGACAAAGGACTGTACGTGGTGACCGGCCCCGTGCTGAAACCCGGTCTGCCGACGATTGGCCGGAAAAACAAAGTTGCTGTGCCCGAGCAGTACTACAAAGTGATCCTGTATTGCCGGAACCCGGAAATCCGCATGATCGGCTTTCTGCTCAACAATGAGGGCTCCGACCTTTCGCTGAAGAACTTTGTGGTGCCCGTGGACCAGATCGAAAAGCTGACGGGCATCAATTTCTTCCCCAAAATTCCGGACACGCTGGAGCGGAAGCTGGAACGGACTTCTTCCAAGGAAGCGGTTCGCCAGTGGTTCAGTTTTTAG